The DNA sequence TTGTCAAAGAGGGCGCTAAAGCTGCTGAAACTCTAAGTAAACAAGAAGTAAATAGCGAAATTAAAGGTAATCTTTTAAATAAGAATCTAATTACTATATACGTTTATGCTTTCTTTATTTACTGTTCCATACCTACTTTAGGAGCTATATGGGGAGTAAGTTTGCTAGAAACTAAAGGTTTTACTGCAACTCAGGCATCATATTCTGTTGCATTTTTATGGTTAGGATTGGGTATTGGTAGTCCATTTTTTGGGTTTTTATATGACAAGTTTAAAAATAGAATTAATATGTTGTTCGTGGTATCTCTACTAGGATTTGTCTGTGTTTGTGTATTATTGTTTGTACAGTTAAATCACCTAATGAGCATGATAGTATTATTTTTGATAGGATGTGCAGCAGCAGGTCAGACGTTATCTTTTACAGTAATTGCTAATTATAGAGCAGAGAAACCAAAGTCGATATTTTTTGGTATAAACAATACAGCTGTTATGCTTTCAGGATTTGTTGTTCCTTTAGTCGTTGGAGTTTTGGTGAATAGTTTTGATTTAGATATTTCTGTTGCTCTTATGACCCTACCAGTTGCATTCTTAGTTGCACTTATGGTTAGTTTGAAGTTAAATACAATTCAAAAGTGCTAAGGAACTGATAATGATTAGTTTTATTAAAGGGACTTTAATCGAAAAAGATCCAACAGCTTTACTTATAGACGTAAATGGTCTTGGTTATGAGGTTTTTGTACCAATGACTACGTTTTATTCTTTAGGAGAGCTGAATAGTCAAATTAGTCTTTATACTCATTTTGTAGTTCGCGAGGATGCTCAACAGTTATATGGTTTTAAATCAAAAGTTGATAAAAAAGTTTTTCAAGAGCTAATAAAAGTAAGTGGTATAGGTGCTAGAACCGCTATTGCAATATTATCTGGTATGGATTCTATGACACTTCTGCATTGTATTGAAAATAAAGATTATGGATTATTAGCTACTGTACCTGGTATTGGTAAAAAAACCGCAGAACGTCTAGTTGTTGAGATTTATGATAAACTATTGAAAATGGCAAATGAAATTTATAGTCAATCATCTGATACATCTACAAATTCGAATACAAGTAGTGCTCAACAGAGCCAAACTCCAGCTGCTATTTCAAACTCAATTTTTGGTGAATCAGTAGATGCTCTTTTAGCTCTTGGTTATAAACAAAAAGACGCAGAGAAAATGATTCGTGGTACTATTGGAGAATCAACAACAGCTGCTGAGGCAATTCGTAAGGCTCTTCAAGGGTCTATAAGATCAAAAAATAAATAATCTAAGGAATCTAAAATGATATTAGCTATAGCATTGATAGTGCTATTAGTCATCTGTGGCATAGTGCTTTTTTTTAATCTTAATAAAAAATCTAAAGAAGCAAAGCATATTCGTGCTCAATTTGATGATTACAAAAATTTAGTACAGCAAGAATTGTTGTCTTTGCGTAGCAAAGAATTAACTCTTGATACACTTTTAGATCAAGAAAAGCAAAAGAATTTAGAGTTAAAGCAAGATAATACTCTACGTATAGATGAGCTTAAGCAGGAGCTCAAAGAAGAGAGAGAAAAATCTTATAGTTATATCGAAGAAATAAAAAACTACAAATCTCAAGTATCAATGCTTGAAACTCAGCTTAAAGAACAGAATAATGCGATGCAAGATAAATTAGAGCTTCTACAAAATAGTGAGACTAAGTTAAAAACTGAGTTTGAAAACTTAGCTACTAAAATCTTTGAAGATAATTCAAAAAAGCTTAGTGAGCGTAATCAAGAAAGCTTAAGTAGTGTTTTAAATCCTGTACGCGAGCAACTTAAAGATTTTAAGCAAAAAGTGGAAGATGTCTATGATAAGGAATCTACAGCTAGAGGAGCTCTACAAAATGAGTTGAAAAGTCTTAAAGAGTTAAACCAAAAAATGACTGTTGAAGCTCATAATCTGACAAATGCTCTTAGAAGTAGTACAAAGCAACAAGGTATCTGGGGTGAGATGGTACTTGAGAATGTTCTTGAAAAGTCTGGACTAAGAGAAGGCTTTGAGTACTTCAGAGAAAAACATACTACCGATGATGAGGGCAAAGCATATCGTCCTGATGTGGTTGTTAAATTACCTGATAATAGAGATATTATTATAGATGCTAAGACTTCGTTATTTGCGTACAATGATTATATGGCTGCAGATGATGAGCAAAAACAAACTCATTTAAAAGCCCATATTTGCTCTATTAGAGAGCATATTAGAGGTCTTTCTAATAAAAATTATGAAAATTTAAAAGGTATAAATTCATTAGATTTTATATTTATGTTTATACCTGTAGAAGGAGCTTTGCTATTAGCATTAGATAACGATACTAATCTTTATGATGAAGCATTTAAACAAAAGATCATCTTAGTTAGTCCTACAACTTTATTAGTAGCATTACGAGCTGTTGAAAATACTTGGCGTTATGAGAAGCAAGCTCAAAGCATTACAGACATTTATAGTAGAGCGGAAGAGTTGTATAAGAAGTTTGTAGGTTTTGTTGAAGATTTAGAAAAGGTTGGTAAATCTATAAATGATGCTAATAAATCTTATGAGAATGCTTTTAATAAGTTAAAAACTGGTCGAGGAAATTTAATTGGTCAAGTTGAAAAGCTAAAAGTAATATCTAACATAAAGCCTAAAAAAGAGCTTGATAATAATTTAGTTGAAAATGCTATGGGTGATGGTGAGTAGGGAAAATGAAGATTTTTAAAGAATATATTTTTATAAAGTCTTTTTGGCAGTATCTTGGTCAGTCACAAGACAAGAATTATCGTATTTTACATATTGTAGTAGGTATGGCTGTTTTATTTCAGATTATAAATAGTAATTTTGTGCATACTAAATATGGACTCAATTCATGGGCATATATTCATATGCTTAGTGGGCTAGGGTTAGCCGTGTTAAGCGTACTATTGCTTATTATGTCATTAGACAAAAGAGGTATGAGATACTATTTTCCATATTTGTATGGTGATTTCTCAGCGCTTAAAGAAGATCTACTAGAGTTAAGAAAATTTAAATTACCTAATGCTCGTAGTGGTAGTCTTGCTGCCATAGTCCAAGGTTTAGGTTTATTAGCTTTAACTCTGGCATGGGTTACAGGATTTTTTTGGTTCACAGCTTGGAACTATCAGTCAGCATATATTGATAATTTAAAAGCTATTCATAAAACACTAGTTGATCCTGTTGAGATATATATCTATGCTCATGCTCTAATGGGTATTTTGCACTACATTTTACAAAGATACTTTCCAGATAGAATTAGTGGAGTTAAATAATATTAAGAAATTTTTTTTGATAAAGGCTTCAGAAAATCATTAATAGTGCAATGATTTTCGATAGGATGGCGAAGGTTTTTGTCTTTATTGATACTGTAATGGTTATTTCTGCCAACTTTTTTTACTTTTAAATAGGCTGTCTCGGTTAGGTCACTTAGAATATTTAGGACTGCTCTTTCAGTGATCCCAACCTTGATAGCCATATCTCTAATAGTTATGTTTGGGTTACTATTAATGAGACATAACACGTGTGAATGGTTAGTCAGAAAAGTCCAACTTTGTTGTTTCTTAGTAGCCATTATCTATACTTTAGATTATCAATTAGTTAATTATACTGGAGAATATGGCAAAGATGAATGGTGAAGCACAATTTGCAACTCCCCATTAGCATTTGGTTTGAAGCCCATGGTGTAATTAGCTATTACCTTTGTGCCATCAGTTTGAGTTAGGTGTTTATTACCCATGACTATACCTATATTATCTTCAACAATATAGCCAGTATTTTCAAACTGTAAGTCAGCCCATGGACCAATAGCAAAACCATTATCTTCTGGGTATTTATCATTACCAGCCACAAAATAAGATACTGCACCATCTAAGTCACCTCTAAACATTTGTTTAGAAGCAAGAGTGGGCTTAAAAAGAACGTCACTATTATCATAAGCATACATATTTTTGATAAAGTTGTGAGCTAGTTTCTTATAGTCTCCTCCTTCTCTATAAGTCCTAGAAATCTTTAGAAGTCCATCTTTCCATTTAGCTAGTGCGTTATCTATATCTAAACTAGTCATATTTTTCTCCTCTCTCCAAATATGAAATTAAATATATGTATTATATTTCGTGTATTATAATTCATAATATTTATTTGTAAATACAAAATTTAAAAAAAATTATTTTTTAGTATGTGCTTTGTAATTATTTAATTGATTTTCTAAGGCTATATATTAAAAATTAGATTATCTATACTTTTAAGAAAAGTTAATTATTCCAGTGTAATTTATCCACTGTTTCAAGTATTATATAGGTAATTATTTTTACTATTTTATGATATGCACAACCATCCTTCTATACTTGTTTTTGTTCTAGTAATGCTTGGAATTTTGATAGTAACAATTACTTTGAAAAAATTAAAGCAGCCGTATGTGGTAGCATATCTACTAACAGGAATTTTGCTAGGACCATACGGTTTAGAACTAATTCAAGATCAAGAAAATCTTGCTCAACTTGGTGAAATTGGTGTAATACTATTGTTATTCTTTGCGGGTATGGAAGTTTCTCCTAGAAAATTTGCTGAAAATTGGAAAGTTCCAACTATAGGTACAATACTTCAGATAGTAATAACCAGTTTCATTGTGTCTATTGTAGGTATGGTTTTAGAGTGGAGCTTGGCAAAGATATTATTATTTGGTGCTGTGATTAGTTTAAGTAGTACAGCAGTTGTTCTTAAACTACTTAATGATAGTGGCAGCATGAAAACTCGTTTGGGACAAAATGTACT is a window from the Francisella salimarina genome containing:
- a CDS encoding MFS transporter, with the protein product MNSKYYFRACTVWLIGATFFFYEFFLRVLPNSLHQEIIDSFQATAFSFSLFGGAFYLCYSALQVPVGFIFDKYGIKKSLFFATIACALGALLFSLTSSIYVAIFARCLMGIGAAFGFLGLLIISTQWFPVRYMGILSGSTQILGTLGPILAGGPLLFFVSYLDSWRLVILISAIIGIFLAALILIFVKEGAKAAETLSKQEVNSEIKGNLLNKNLITIYVYAFFIYCSIPTLGAIWGVSLLETKGFTATQASYSVAFLWLGLGIGSPFFGFLYDKFKNRINMLFVVSLLGFVCVCVLLFVQLNHLMSMIVLFLIGCAAAGQTLSFTVIANYRAEKPKSIFFGINNTAVMLSGFVVPLVVGVLVNSFDLDISVALMTLPVAFLVALMVSLKLNTIQKC
- the ruvA gene encoding Holliday junction branch migration protein RuvA; the encoded protein is MISFIKGTLIEKDPTALLIDVNGLGYEVFVPMTTFYSLGELNSQISLYTHFVVREDAQQLYGFKSKVDKKVFQELIKVSGIGARTAIAILSGMDSMTLLHCIENKDYGLLATVPGIGKKTAERLVVEIYDKLLKMANEIYSQSSDTSTNSNTSSAQQSQTPAAISNSIFGESVDALLALGYKQKDAEKMIRGTIGESTTAAEAIRKALQGSIRSKNK
- the rmuC gene encoding DNA recombination protein RmuC is translated as MILAIALIVLLVICGIVLFFNLNKKSKEAKHIRAQFDDYKNLVQQELLSLRSKELTLDTLLDQEKQKNLELKQDNTLRIDELKQELKEEREKSYSYIEEIKNYKSQVSMLETQLKEQNNAMQDKLELLQNSETKLKTEFENLATKIFEDNSKKLSERNQESLSSVLNPVREQLKDFKQKVEDVYDKESTARGALQNELKSLKELNQKMTVEAHNLTNALRSSTKQQGIWGEMVLENVLEKSGLREGFEYFREKHTTDDEGKAYRPDVVVKLPDNRDIIIDAKTSLFAYNDYMAADDEQKQTHLKAHICSIREHIRGLSNKNYENLKGINSLDFIFMFIPVEGALLLALDNDTNLYDEAFKQKIILVSPTTLLVALRAVENTWRYEKQAQSITDIYSRAEELYKKFVGFVEDLEKVGKSINDANKSYENAFNKLKTGRGNLIGQVEKLKVISNIKPKKELDNNLVENAMGDGE
- a CDS encoding cytochrome b/b6 domain-containing protein, which codes for MKIFKEYIFIKSFWQYLGQSQDKNYRILHIVVGMAVLFQIINSNFVHTKYGLNSWAYIHMLSGLGLAVLSVLLLIMSLDKRGMRYYFPYLYGDFSALKEDLLELRKFKLPNARSGSLAAIVQGLGLLALTLAWVTGFFWFTAWNYQSAYIDNLKAIHKTLVDPVEIYIYAHALMGILHYILQRYFPDRISGVK
- a CDS encoding helix-turn-helix transcriptional regulator, which gives rise to MATKKQQSWTFLTNHSHVLCLINSNPNITIRDMAIKVGITERAVLNILSDLTETAYLKVKKVGRNNHYSINKDKNLRHPIENHCTINDFLKPLSKKIS
- a CDS encoding phosphoribosyl-AMP cyclohydrolase, encoding MTSLDIDNALAKWKDGLLKISRTYREGGDYKKLAHNFIKNMYAYDNSDVLFKPTLASKQMFRGDLDGAVSYFVAGNDKYPEDNGFAIGPWADLQFENTGYIVEDNIGIVMGNKHLTQTDGTKVIANYTMGFKPNANGELQIVLHHSSLPYSPV